A genome region from Denticeps clupeoides unplaced genomic scaffold, fDenClu1.1, whole genome shotgun sequence includes the following:
- the kcnj12b gene encoding ATP-sensitive inward rectifier potassium channel 12 has translation MSVNSSHHYCVSSSVLQEIHKPSPMPALGNGKIHTRRKLRSRFVNKTGQCNVRFLRMEEQSQRYLSDIFTTCVDVRWRWMFVIFSLVFVISWLGFGLAFWVIALLHGDLDKPISGGNENFTPCVMQVNGFVAAFLFSIETQTTIGYGFRCVTEECPLAVFMVVLQSIVGCIVDSFMIGAIMVKMARPKKRAQTLLFSHNAVIAMRDGKLCLMFRVGNLRKSHMVEAHVRAQLIKPRITDEGEYIPLDQIDINVGYDKGLDRIFLVTPLTILHEIDEESPLFGISKQDLETADFEIVIILEGMVEATAMTAQARSSYLASEILWGHRFEPVVFEEKNQYRVDYTYFHKTYEVPSTPHCSSKDIVENKSLSPSKTNSFCYENELAFLSRDEEEDD, from the coding sequence ATGAGTGTGAACAGTTCCCACCACTACTGTGTCAGTTCTTCAGTTCTTCAGGAGATTCATAAGCCGAGCCCAATGCCAGCACTTGGCAATGGCAAGATTCACACACGACGCAAGCTGCGCAGCCGTTTTGTCAACAAAACTGGCCAGTGCAATGTACGCTTCTTGCGTATGGAGGAGCAGTCACAGCGCTATCTGTCTGACATCTTTACTACTTGTGTAGATGTGCGCTGGAGATGGATGTTTGTGATCTTCTCTTTGGTATTTGTCATATCCTGGTTGGGCTTTGGCCTGGCATTTTGGGTAATTGCACTGCTCCATGGTGACCTGGATAAGCCCATAAGTGGTGGCAATGAAAATTTCACACCATGTGTCATGCAGGTAAATGGATTTGTAgcagcttttttattttccattgaGACGCAGACCACTATTGGCTACGGCTTCCGCTGTGTGACGGAGGAGTGTCCCCTGGCTGTTTTTATGGTTGTCCTCCAATCCATTGTTGGCTGCATCGTTGACTCTTTTATGATTGGTGCCATTATGGTGAAGATGGCTAGGCCCAAGAAGCGTGCACAGACCCTTTTGTTCTCCCACAATGCTGTGATTGCCATGCGTGATGGCAAGTTGTGTCTGATGTTTCGTGTTGGCAACCTGCGGAAGAGTCACATGGTGGAGGCGCATGTGCGAGCACAACTTATCAAACCCCGAATCACTGATGAAGGAGAATACATCCCACTGGACCAGATCGACATTAATGTGGGCTATGATAAAGGCCTTGACCGAATCTTCCTTGTTACACCCTTGACTATCCTCCATGAAATTGATGAGGAAAGTCCGCTGTTTGGTATAAGCAAGCAGGACTTGGAGACAGCAGACTTTGAGATTGTAATTATTCTTGAAGGTATGGTAgaagcaactgcaatgactgCGCAGGCCCGCAGCTCTTATCTGGCAAGTGAGATCCTTTGGGGTCACCGCTTTGAACCAGTGGTATTTGAAGAGAAGAACCAATATAGGGTGGACTACACATACTTCCATAAAACTTATGAAGTACCCTCTACACCACATTGCAGCTCCAAGGATATAGTGGAAAACAAGTCCTTATCACCCAGCAAAACAAACTCCTTCTGTTATGAGAACGAGCTGGCATTCCTGAGTcgagacgaggaggaggacgactaA
- the eftud2 gene encoding 116 kDa U5 small nuclear ribonucleoprotein component gives MEADLYDEFGNYIGPELDSDEDEDLDADDRDAEELDEDEDEEQGEGDEDTPSMEVVLHEDKKYYPTAEEVYGPEVETIVQEEDTQPLTEPIIKPVKTKQFTLMEQELPATVYDMEFLADLMDGPELIRNVTLCGHLHHGKTCFVDCLIEQTHPEIRKRDDADLRYTDILFTEQERGVGIKSTPVTMVLPDSRGKSYLINIMDTPGHVNFSDEVTAGIRISDGIVLFIDAAEGVMLNTERLIKHAVQERLAITVCINKIDRLILELKLPPTDAYYKLRHIVDEVNGMLSTYSTDESLVLSPLLGNVCFASSQYSTCFTLASFAKIYSDTYGDINYTEFSKRLWGDIYFNPKTRKFTKKAPNSNSQRSFVEFVLEPLYKILSQVVGDVDTSLPRVLDELGIHLTKEELKLNIKPLLRLVCNRFFGEFTGFVDMCVQHIPSPQAGARAKIEHSYTGGLDSDLGEAMAECDPDGPLMCHTTKMYSTDDGVQFHAFGRVLSGTLQAGQPVKVLGENYSLEDEEDSQICTVGRLWISVARYQIEVNRVPAGNWVLIEGCDQPIVKTATITEPRGNEEAQIFRPLKFNTASVIKIAVEPVNPSELPKMLDGLRKVNKSYPSLTTKVEESGEHVILGTGELYLDCVMHDLRKMYSEIDIKVADPVVTFCETVVETSSLKCFAETPNKKNKITMIAEPLEKGLAEDIENEVVQITWNRKKLGEFFQTKYDWDLLAARSIWAFGPDTTGPNILVDDTLPSEVDKALLGSVKDSIVQGFQWGTREGPLCDEPIRNVKFKILDAVIAQEPLHRGGGQVIPTARRVVYSAFLMATPRLMEPYYFVEVQAPADCVSAVYTVLARRRGHVTQDAPIPGSPLYTIKAFIPAIDSFGFETDLRTHTQGQAFSLSVFHHWQIVPGDPLDKGIVIRPLEPQPAPHLAREFMIKTRRRKGLSEDVSISKFFDDPMLLELAKQDVVLNYPM, from the exons ATGGAGGCTGATCTATATGATGAGTTTGGTAATTACATTGGTCCAGAACTGGActcagatgaagatgaagacctGGATGCAGATGACCGTGATGCAGAAGAG CttgatgaagatgaggatgaggagcagGGGGAAGGTGATGAGGATACTCCCAGTATGGAGGTGGTCTTGCATGAAGATAAGAAGTATTATCCCACAGCAGAGGAGGTATATGGACCTGAGGTAGAGACTATTGTGCAAGAAGAGGACACGCAACCTTTAACAG AGCCCATCATTAAACCTGTGAAGACAAAGCAGTTCACACTGATGGAGCAAGAACTACCAGCTACAGTCTATGACATGGA ATTTCTGGCAGATCTGATGGATGGCCCTGAGTTGATTAGGAACGTAACTTTGTGTGGACATCTGCACCATGGCAAG ACTTGTTTTGTGGACTGCTTGATTGAACAGACTCACCCAGAGATCCGGAAAAGAGACGATGCAGAT CTTCGTTATACTGACATCCTCTTCACTGAACAAGAG cgAGGTGTGGGTATAAAAAGTACCCCTGTCACAATGGTGCTTCCAGACTCAAGAGGCAAATCATACCTCATCAACATCATGGACACACCAG GACATGTCAACTTCTCAGATGAGGTGACTGCTGGAATCCGGATTTCTGATGGAATCGTTCTCTTTATTGACGCTGCAGAAGGG GTGATGTTGAACACTGAGCGTTTGATAAAGCATGCCGTGCAGGAGCGTCTAGCCATTACTGTCTGTATCAACAAAATAGACCGACTCATCCTGGAGTTGAAACTGCCACCTACAGACGCCTACTATAAACTACGGCACATTGTGGATGAGGTCAACGGCATGCTCAG CACATACTCTACAGACGAGAGCCTGGTTCTCTCTCCCCTCTTGGGAAATGTGTGCTTCGCTTCATCTCAGTACAGTACTTGCTTCACTCTTGCCTCGTTCGCAAAGATCTACTCAGATACTTATG GAGACATCAATTATACAGAATTTTCTAAAAGGCTTTGGGGAGACATTTATTTCAACCCCAAAAC TCGGAAGTTCACCAAAAAAGCTCCAAATAGCAATTCTCAGCGCAGTTTTGTGGAGTTTGTACTGGAGCCCCTTTATAAGATCCTCTCACAG GTGGTAGGGGACGTGGATACCTCCCTTCCACGGGTGCTGGATGAATTGGGGATCCATTTGACCAAGGAAGAACTGAAACTGAACATCAAGCCGCTGCTACGACTCGTGTGTAACCGTTTTTTTGGAGAATTTACAG GCTTTGTGGACATGTGTGTGCAGCACATCCCTTCCCCTCAGGCTGGGGCTCGTGCCAAAATAGAGCACAGCTACACAGGTGGTCTGGATTCTGATCTCGGGGAGGCTATGGCTGAGTGCGACCCTGAT GGTCCGCTGATGTGTCATACCACTAAGATGTACAGTACTGACGATGGAGTTCAATTCCATGCATTTGGCCGAGTTCTGAGTGGAACACTGCAGGCTGGTCAGCCTGTGAAAGTTCTTGGTGAAAACTACAGcctggaggatgaggaggactcTCAGATCTGTACTGTGGGGCGCCTCTGGATCTCTGTTGCCAG GTACCAGATTGAGGTGAACCGCGTTCCGGCCGGTAACTGGGTTCTGATTGAGGGATGCGATCAGCCCATTGTCAAAACAGCAACCATCACAGAACCACGGGGCAATGAGGAG GCTCAGATCTTCAGGCCATTGAAATTTAATACAGCCTCAGTGATAAAGATCGCTGTTGAGCCAGTCAATCCATCTGAACTTCCCAAGATGTTGGATGGGCTGAGAAAAGTGAACAAGAGTTATCCATCACTCACCACCAAG gtAGAAGAGTCTGGGGAGCATGTGATCCTGGGCACAGGTGAGCTGTACCTGGACTGTGTCATGCACGATCTGCGCAAGATGTACTCTGAGATCGATATAAAG GTGGCTGATCCTGTGGTGACCTTTTGCGAGACAGTTGTGGAGACTTCGTCGCTTAAGTGTTTTGCTGAAACCCCCAACAAAAA gaaTAAGATCACCATGATTGCAGAGCCCCTGGAGAAGGGCCTGGCAGAAGACATTGAGAATGAAGTTGTGCAGATTACATGGAACAG gAAGAAGTTGGGGGAGTTTTTCCAGACAAAGTATGACTGGGATCTGCTGGCAGCTAGATCCATCTGGGCATTTGGACCTGATACGACAGGACCTAACATTTTAGTAGATGACACTTTGCCTTCTGAG gtggATAAAGCCCTGCTTGGCTCTGTAAAGGACAGCATCGTTCAGGGATTCCAGTGGGGAACGAGAGAAGGACCATTGTGTGATGAAC caATCCGTAATGTTAAATTTAAGATCTTGGATGCCGTAATTGCTCAAGAGCCTTTGCACAGAGGTGGGGGTCAGGTGATCCCAACAGCACGAAGGGTGGTTTACTCTGCCTTCCTGATG GCCACACCTCGACTGATGGAGCCATATTACTTTGTAGAGGTTCAGGCACCAGCTGATTGTGTGTCTGCAGTTTACACTGTACTTGCAAGGAGGAG aGGTCATGTTACTCAGGATGCACCCATTCCGGGTTCTCCGCTCTACACCATCAAAGCGTTCATTCCTGCCATTGACTCATTTGGATTTGAAACGgacctgcgcacacacactcagggtcAGGCCTTCTCTCTGAGTGTGTTTCACCACTGGCAG attgtTCCAGGTGATCCTTTAGATAAGGGAATTGTGATTCGTCCACTGGAACCTCAGCCTGCCCCTCATCTGGCAAGAGAATTCATGATAAAAACACGGAGACGTAAG GGGCTGAGTGAAGATGTCAGCATCAGCAAGTTCTTTGATGACCCCATGTTGTTGGAGCTGGCCAAACAGGATGTGGTGCTGAACTACCCCATGTGA